TAGTGCTAACCCCAGCTGTATCATGTGCCGTTTTTAAACTGGTCTAGCGGCGCAGTGTTATCGTAGCTTACATATTTTTAGATGTTTGCATTTGTCTCAGATCTACTAAAGTGTATCAATAATACACTTTAAGAGTAATAATGCGTATAATTAATTACACGGCTCTTTCTGTTCTCTTTTCAATGTAGGGAAGCTGAGATACGCGAACAACAGTAACTACAAAAATGACGTCATGATCAGGAAAGAGGTACCgcatttctacatgttttttgtctgtttagaAGCAATGATTCTGTCTGTTTAaaggcaatgtttttttttttccctaggcGTACGTTCACAAGAGCGTCATGGAGGAACTAAAGAGGATCATCGACGACAGTGAAATCACAAAGGAAGACGATGCACTGTGGCCTCCTCCTGACAGAGTGGGCAGACAGGTTTGTAAAGTCTACTGACTTGCTTTATTTCCCCCTCATTTTCATCATTTACTGTGTAAGCAgaattagggatgggaatcgccAGTCACCAAACAAATTATATGATCATGATACCTAGGTGTTCATTTGATTAtcattgcgattctgtaagtattaCACTTTTAATAAATATCCCAATGTGCCCAATtaatttttgttacaattttcaactaaaattttttacaaaagtaaCCCAAGTATTGCGTTTAAACAATACAAGCTaccttcaaatacaagagtttaacattaaactttaaaataaacaaaaaacctaattttACTAAGCACCACGTATCAGTCATCCATCCacttttgatattttttctgaacaaatttcttaaataatttacttttaaactgtTCATGGTGTACCACCCGTAGGATTTTTAAGAAACTTAGACATGTTTTCCTCCTTAGATACCATAAAATTCTCAAAAATCAACTTGACCGTTGAGAACGTGGGACTGTTTTGCGCTCACTGTTTTGAGACTTGTATAAGTGTGtttaatgagtgggtttgagactaattctgAGTttcgggggggaaaaaaaaggctgatcaatatggaataagatcacagccaaaaatatttgtgcgtaaaaaaaaagatttgtgtgtaattctgtcttttgtctgagttggattccaaaatctatggccacgacagcttacagatgtttgttacaatacaactctgaaatatacGACTCTGACACAAAACTCATTTTTACAACTCCTCTGTTACACAGATGAATTGCGAAATTACGCATACGAATGCTGTTTTacatcactgtcaaaaatacgtcatcaAGGCCACCTGCACATGCATTACTAACCGAGAAAAGAGGAATCAATTCAGCGTATGCGCCCCGCCATCGTTTTAAACTCTTTCGTTTTAAAATCTTACCTACTATTGTTAAaacatctttctttttatttttttaattttacttctcttaaacatgtccggatctgtgggaaaaaaaaaaaaaaaaaccaaacatttaCCTGAGATGATGATAGAGCGCTCGGCTGCTGATCTGGCATTGTGACGCCAGTGGTTTAAGACAGTGGCGGGGAGCATGCGCCGAATCGATTGCTCTTCCCTTTGGATAGTAATGCCTTtgcatgtggccttgatgaCGTATTGTTGACAGTGGTTTAACACACAGCATTCGTAGGCGTAATTTCGCAATTCGTCCGTGTAACAGAGGAGTTGTAAAAACGAGTTTTGTCTGTAAACGGTCAGTCgtatatttcagagttgtattctaacaaacacacaatctcgtatctgtaagctgtcgtgattgtaaattttggaatccaactcgGACAAAAGACAGATatacacacctttttttttaagcacgattatttttgacagtgatcttattTCATAGATCGGAGGCCTTTAACGTGCACTGTTGTTGATAATGTAACACCATTAAAATGCGTTCTGTTGTGCTGCTTGGAAGCTTCTGCGCTTGGTACAGAATCGTTTACATCTTGGGCAGATAGGCTGATCACTGGTCATGGCCaattaatttgaaaaaacaAGCCAATTCTGGTTAATctctaaatataaatgtttaaaatagtaaaaaaaatatatagaatattttGGAGTCGCTATGGCGATATGTGAATAGATACAAgagtttataattaaatttatttaaatttaatgttttacaacaTTCATTTGTTTTAGGACAGAGACTGTTTTGTAAAACCATTAATTTAAGCTTTTTTCCCATTAACCTATTTATTTCCCCATCTAGGAACTGGAGATCGTCATTGGTGATGAACATATCTCATTTACAACCTCCAAAATTGGGTCTCTAATTGATGTCAACCAGTCTAAGTGAGTATATAttgtacatcttttttttagttaattatgTATGGCCTGGAGTTTTTGACTGTCGGAATTTCTCAGAGACCTGCAGTAAGATAAGGACTTGCTTTACCACTGATACCACAACAAGAGTAATAAAGAAGAgtaaattaactttaattagTACCTTTTAAATGGCTGCTTTTTAACTttctcatgaaaaaaaaaaaatgttgatttgGGTTGTTATTTGCTATTTTCGCTAACAAAGCTTCACAAGTATAGTActagttatatattatatagtattttaATAAGCTGTACAAATATTTGCATAAAATAAGTTGATTACACCAGTAAAAATCTTTCATGCAAAGCAGGTTGCAAAGTGGGAGTTGCTAAACtaaatttgcatttttctttagatatgcattttttttatcatctgcTTCAGTATGATGCTTCAATACTGAGATTTCCAGTGCACACCTCTGTGGTGGGGCACAATTTAGTGTTGCTCTCTGCACAAATGGACattgggtataaaaaaaaaaacatacaaactgtATTTTTTGGTATTCAATTACTGGTGTCTTAGTTAATTAGGTATTGAACAACCTATGCACAATCATATTGATTAGTAATTCAATTAAGAGTAAAATCTGGTGGGTCTTACACATGGAAATGGATGGCAGAATATTTCAAGTCCCTATTTCCTGGATTTTATTAAATGAGTACAGTGTTACATTAAAAGCACCTACTTGGAATCTCCTAGCCACATGCAAGCTCCCTAGGTTCTATTTCTATTAAATACATTTGCTTTCTTCTTTGCCTCTTAGGGATCCAGAAGGCCTCCGGGTGTTCTACTATCTGGTACAGGATCTCAAGTGTCTTGTTTTCAGTCTCATCGGGCTCCATTTCAAGATCAAGCCAATCTAAACTCATCAGCTTTTACAGACatttaatttagtttgtttaacCCTTTCTGCATTTTGTACAGTAATTTCTGGCTTGTCtgctgttttccttttttaaataaaacattgtcaATTTCAGAAATATGAATCAGTTTGCTGTAAGTTACATTGTTACACCAAGACATGATGAAGGGATTTTAAACAAAGTACAGACCAGTGGGCACAGGTGCAGTCAGTATCAGGTTTTGAGCAAGGACCTGATCATTTTTcagatcagcaaaaaaaaaaaaaagtcatattttgctttttatttattacttatagcACACTTAAACCAAGGAACTTTTGCCCAAACTCTTAAATGAAAACATTCCAGAAGTGCAATGTTTTTCTCAATTATTTAATAATCAATTGCTAGAAACAGTAAGTGCTATATGAggcatgattattatttttaatacttcatTTGAACAAATCATGAATTATCACCTTTCTTTGAACCAAAGTGAATGGGGAGGCgggattatttattttcatcttgggcaaaaaaaaaagtggtcagTTAAGGTCAGGTAAAGATCAATTGTAGATGCACATACTTTGAGTTCTACTACTGATATTTTGGCTGTGTGTCAAATAATGCAAGTTTAAGCCGCTGCCTAGGTGGAATTTTGCCTGCATGATCGGGCAGGTGAGCGTTCAAGCGAGTGAAAATAAGAGTCTGCACGCATAAGGATTTGAGCACCAGataatttcttcatattcagGAATGAGGCCCAGATCTGTTTTAAACACTGAATCTAATGGTTTTGTCCACAGTTCACACAAGTGTGTGGTTTGGAAAGGGAACTGTACGTATCAACCATGGCCCATTCCACCACTAACAATGCAAATAACTTTTAACTGGTTAAAAAGTGAGCTATTCTTATGACTTAAAGCTAAAGATTTTAACAGGATGTACACATCACAAAATGAACAGTAAATATTCATTTGTCTAGCGAAAATAAAAGTCCAGAGGAGCTGATCTACTCAAACAACTGCAAACAAAATTACGTTGATGAGTACATTTATCTTTGTGCACTCAAAAATGAGTCCTTTTAATGATTTCTCAAACCCATATCTCTCTAATGAGGTACATTAGAAACCCTAGCTGGATTTTATTGGCTTTCCTTCAAGAACAGTAAAAATGTCCTCCAAGGACTTGTGAACACATCTGAGAAATTCATGGACATCCCTGGAAGGGTAGCTGGAAACGTTGCAACCGATCCAATCATCATGGACACCATAGCCTACTCCAAAGCCATCTGGGACGACGGGAGCAAAGCCACCCAAGCTGACAGCAGGACTAGTGAGTGTACTGGTGGAAAGGATGTTGTGGTTTATAGCTGCATAAGCCGGGTCCTGGTACAGACTTGGTATAGGCATTCCTTTGGAATTTGCAAGGTAGCGTAAGGCAAAAAGATGCCGATCAAATCCTTGTCCtagttgaaaataaaaaggttaCAGGAAAGTTAAGATTGGTGAGGGATGTACACCAATCTTAACTTGTAAACACTGAtgacaattttttaaacaaatgcaaattTGATGTAACAGAAGAAATTGTTTACATGACCTCACTGGGTATTTGATGAAATATAGGAATGAAGTACCATGGAACAGATTTTTAAATCATCTAACAAACCTCCACTGAGTTAATACAGTATTAAAGTGGCCATTAAAATATCTTCTAAGAGCaagccaacaaaaaaaaacacgactTATGGTACTCACCCATGGCTGCCTCTTTCGTGAGCTGACCGTGGTATTTGGAGCAGTCATTTAGCAAACCTGTGAGCTGCTCCACGCTGTGCTGACCAGGCTGCTGAACAAAGGCTTGGGCACAGCACTTTGTGTATATACTGGCAGGCCGGATGGTCTCTGTGCGGCCATGTCTGAAAGCTGCAGTACTGCAGGACTCGTACGTAGCTACGGTCTGCCCGTACTGACGCAGGAATCCCATCTGGAAAGCCAGCTGTGCAATAGCATCAGGGctaagctttttctttttcagctgCTCTTTCCCCCCTTTCTTAAACTCCATGGCATCAATAGTAAGCTTCGACACAGCAGCTTGGAAGTTCTCTTTGGCTTTTCTTATTCCTTGCTCCAATTCCGGGGTTAGCTTAAATTCCAGTTTCCGGACAGCAGAAGCTGAATCTACAGCAGCAGGTTGAGTACCAAGACTGATCTGTGGTGTCTCTGTGGTGTCTTTGAAGACTTCATTTTGGAAACGGAGGACAGCCACACCATCACCCCAAGAGTGCTCAAAATTAATGGCTGCTTGTCCATCTTTGGCCATGATGATACTGAACGATTTGTCATACCAGCGGTTGCAGCCGTCCCCATGAAGCATATTGTGGGAGATATGTATATGATCACGCATTTGTTCCTCATCAAGACACAGGCAAAACAGGGCATTGTCCACTAAACCAAGAGCCTCACCATTACCTGCTTGAAGAAGCTTTTCTCTTAGTCCCGTCCAAACATCCCTGTTCTCGCTCGTCAGAAGACCCAGAGGAAAAGCAGGAGCTGGTGTTGCGTCTGCAAGAATGTACTTGAGGTGTGACAAGATTTCTGTAGGTTTCACCAGATTACCATCCCTATCCAGTGcatcaaatatatacaaattccCCCTTCTCATGATAAGCACATGGCGACCTTTCTCGTCAGTGAAAAGCTCATCCCGATTGGGTTTGGGGATCCGTGTAGAGTTGAAGAGACGGAAGTACTGAGACATGTC
This region of Clarias gariepinus isolate MV-2021 ecotype Netherlands chromosome 9, CGAR_prim_01v2, whole genome shotgun sequence genomic DNA includes:
- the magoh gene encoding protein mago nashi homolog, which gives rise to MSTNDFYLRYYVGHKGKFGHEFLEFEFRPDGKLRYANNSNYKNDVMIRKEAYVHKSVMEELKRIIDDSEITKEDDALWPPPDRVGRQELEIVIGDEHISFTTSKIGSLIDVNQSKDPEGLRVFYYLVQDLKCLVFSLIGLHFKIKPI
- the cpt2 gene encoding carnitine O-palmitoyltransferase 2, mitochondrial, with amino-acid sequence MAYFLSSQLNTRLKPLTLRTTSAWSALSANHRPYSSKYEGSEYLHRSIVPTMHYQKSLPRLPIPKLEVTIQRYLAAQKPLLNEEQYSKTEKLAHEFQNGVGKQLHEELVAQDKANKHTSYISGPWFDMYLCARESVVLNFNPFMSFNPDPKPEYNNQLIRSANMVCSAVRFMKTLRAGILEPEVFHLNPAKSNTDSFKKFIRWVPSSISWFGAYMVNAYPLDMSQYFRLFNSTRIPKPNRDELFTDEKGRHVLIMRRGNLYIFDALDRDGNLVKPTEILSHLKYILADATPAPAFPLGLLTSENRDVWTGLREKLLQAGNGEALGLVDNALFCLCLDEEQMRDHIHISHNMLHGDGCNRWYDKSFSIIMAKDGQAAINFEHSWGDGVAVLRFQNEVFKDTTETPQISLGTQPAAVDSASAVRKLEFKLTPELEQGIRKAKENFQAAVSKLTIDAMEFKKGGKEQLKKKKLSPDAIAQLAFQMGFLRQYGQTVATYESCSTAAFRHGRTETIRPASIYTKCCAQAFVQQPGQHSVEQLTGLLNDCSKYHGQLTKEAAMGQGFDRHLFALRYLANSKGMPIPSLYQDPAYAAINHNILSTSTLTSPAVSLGGFAPVVPDGFGVGYGVHDDWIGCNVSSYPSRDVHEFLRCVHKSLEDIFTVLEGKPIKSS